A stretch of Aureispira sp. CCB-E DNA encodes these proteins:
- a CDS encoding AAA family ATPase → MSETLLKYHAEQEYAKELEALAKHDKFPKPANWKLSPWAVVTYIIGGELEDGTIINPKYFGKRRVIEIAVATLVTDRALLLMGVPGTAKTWVAEHLSAAISGTSTLLVQGTAGINEDTLRYSWNYASLLAKGPSEEALVPSPIMLAMQQGKLARVEELTRIPSDVQDTLITILSEKTLPIPELNIEVQAQKGFNVIATANDRDKGVNELSSALKRRFNTVVLPLPSSLEEEVNIVKTRVDQLGKNLDIPAELAPIKEIERLVTMFKELRDGKTIDGKTKLKMPTSTLSTAEAISVINSGQALAAHFGDGTIKARDLAASIIGAVVKDPAQDSEIWKEYLETVVKERKEWSDLYRAFKELD, encoded by the coding sequence ATGTCAGAAACGCTGTTAAAATATCACGCAGAACAGGAATACGCAAAAGAATTAGAAGCATTAGCTAAACACGATAAGTTTCCTAAACCAGCGAATTGGAAACTATCTCCATGGGCAGTTGTTACGTATATTATAGGTGGAGAATTAGAAGATGGGACTATCATCAATCCTAAATATTTTGGTAAAAGGCGTGTTATAGAAATTGCTGTCGCTACCTTGGTAACAGATCGTGCGTTATTGCTTATGGGAGTTCCTGGAACTGCTAAAACTTGGGTTGCAGAACATCTTTCAGCAGCTATTTCAGGAACTTCCACATTGTTAGTTCAAGGAACTGCGGGGATTAATGAAGACACCCTTCGCTATAGTTGGAATTATGCTAGCCTTTTGGCTAAAGGACCTTCTGAAGAAGCTTTAGTTCCTTCACCTATTATGTTAGCAATGCAACAAGGAAAGTTAGCAAGAGTTGAGGAGTTAACTAGAATTCCCTCTGATGTTCAAGATACTTTGATTACCATACTCTCTGAAAAAACACTTCCTATCCCTGAGTTAAACATAGAGGTTCAAGCTCAAAAAGGGTTTAATGTTATTGCAACCGCAAATGATAGAGACAAAGGAGTCAATGAACTTTCTAGCGCTTTAAAACGTCGTTTCAATACAGTTGTTCTCCCCTTACCTTCTTCTTTGGAGGAAGAGGTTAACATTGTTAAAACACGTGTAGATCAATTGGGTAAAAACCTAGATATACCTGCTGAATTAGCTCCAATCAAAGAAATTGAACGCTTGGTTACGATGTTTAAGGAATTAAGAGATGGGAAGACAATTGATGGCAAAACAAAATTAAAGATGCCTACCTCTACCCTTAGTACTGCTGAAGCTATTTCTGTTATTAATAGTGGTCAAGCTCTAGCCGCACATTTTGGTGACGGAACGATAAAAGCTAGGGATTTAGCGGCAAGTATTATTGGAGCAGTAGTAAAAGATCCTGCACAAGACAGCGAAATTTGGAAAGAATACCTTGAAACAGTTGTCAAAGAAAGAAAAGAATGGTCTGATTTATATAGAGCATTCAAGGAATTGGATTAA
- a CDS encoding PEP/pyruvate-binding domain-containing protein, whose protein sequence is MRLFFSIILVYFFLARLQAQSGYAKPDFAVQYISYFGIGSASVQKSAIIGHNAANYALMQQALPKWTDQGLGIPVYFYQKTIEDCGADLLIQKLEKEYNVLEEKELAKRLQKIRETILVADIPKGLSNQLKNAIQEFYKGKKIRISSSPNYYSSIKTFSISTSLEDLSPSITQVYASFWKLEAVKERFKNKENKQFALGLLITQGFEYGYAIGRVQTDYSGQFPSIHIMSKRESSTERIGFPRFDSKWYRTYEKAKKAAVFVDNASLTPTVRDLQQATIVLDPILRAGKDKKLSDKNYNTVFTFIIKKLNGKFQLKLQQPELQLTHQ, encoded by the coding sequence ATGCGCTTATTTTTTTCTATCATCTTAGTATACTTCTTTTTAGCAAGATTGCAAGCTCAGTCAGGTTATGCTAAACCCGATTTTGCTGTTCAATACATTTCTTATTTTGGAATCGGTTCAGCATCTGTTCAAAAATCTGCTATTATAGGACACAACGCGGCTAATTATGCGCTCATGCAGCAGGCTTTGCCTAAGTGGACAGATCAAGGACTTGGCATTCCTGTTTATTTTTATCAAAAGACCATAGAAGATTGTGGTGCGGATTTACTAATTCAAAAATTAGAAAAAGAATACAATGTATTGGAAGAAAAGGAATTGGCAAAACGGCTTCAAAAAATAAGAGAAACGATACTAGTTGCCGACATTCCTAAAGGGCTGAGCAATCAACTAAAAAATGCTATTCAAGAATTTTATAAAGGAAAAAAAATTAGGATTAGTAGTTCTCCAAACTATTATAGCTCTATCAAAACATTTTCTATTTCGACCTCTCTTGAAGATCTCTCACCTAGTATTACACAAGTCTATGCTTCTTTTTGGAAATTAGAAGCTGTAAAAGAGCGATTTAAAAATAAAGAGAACAAACAATTTGCTTTGGGGTTGCTAATCACTCAAGGTTTTGAATATGGTTATGCAATTGGACGAGTCCAAACAGATTATAGTGGGCAATTTCCATCTATCCACATTATGAGTAAACGAGAATCTTCTACTGAGCGTATTGGTTTTCCTAGATTTGATAGTAAATGGTATCGCACCTATGAGAAAGCAAAAAAAGCAGCTGTCTTTGTTGATAATGCTTCTCTAACGCCTACTGTTCGTGATTTGCAACAGGCGACAATTGTTTTAGATCCAATTTTGAGAGCAGGAAAAGATAAGAAGTTATCTGATAAAAACTATAATACGGTATTTACATTTATAATAAAAAAACTAAATGGGAAGTTTCAATTGAAATTACAACAACCTGAATTACAACTAACTCATCAATAG
- a CDS encoding ferritin-like domain-containing protein, with protein sequence MTKKLNVLLATYKIYAHKLLNYQWLIQSSKHPELNEELDIYCEEAERQIESIIDQIISLGGMPLGSWAKWQRASDIKFKIPNRDFRTILQGVIDDSKTIRSSARNLENQAEKNKQLATAQLAQQIQAQLASRISDVQNKLHLI encoded by the coding sequence ATGACAAAGAAACTAAACGTTCTATTAGCAACTTATAAAATATATGCGCACAAGCTTTTAAATTATCAATGGCTCATTCAATCCTCTAAACATCCTGAACTAAATGAAGAGTTAGATATTTATTGTGAAGAAGCCGAGCGGCAAATTGAATCTATTATCGACCAAATTATTAGTCTTGGAGGGATGCCTCTAGGATCTTGGGCTAAATGGCAACGAGCTTCTGATATTAAGTTTAAAATTCCTAATAGGGATTTCCGAACTATCTTGCAAGGGGTTATTGATGATAGTAAAACGATTCGATCTAGTGCAAGAAATTTAGAAAATCAAGCCGAAAAGAACAAACAATTGGCAACGGCTCAATTAGCACAACAAATACAGGCACAATTAGCTAGTAGAATTAGTGATGTGCAAAACAAACTTCACTTGATCTAA
- the purE gene encoding 5-(carboxyamino)imidazole ribonucleotide mutase — protein MSNKPLVGIIMGSQSDLPVMRAAAEFLEEAQIPFELTIVSAHRTPQRMIDYATSARERGLKVIVAGAGGAAHLPGMVASLTTLPVIGVPVKSSNSIDGWDSILSILQMPGGIPVATVALDGGKNAGILAASIVSTFDDKVAQFMLEYKKQLTNKVLKSVDDVAENGWK, from the coding sequence ATGAGCAATAAACCTTTAGTTGGAATTATCATGGGAAGTCAGTCTGATTTGCCTGTTATGAGGGCAGCAGCTGAATTTTTAGAAGAAGCCCAAATACCTTTTGAGTTAACCATTGTTTCTGCGCACCGCACACCACAGCGGATGATCGATTACGCTACTTCGGCAAGAGAACGTGGCCTTAAAGTAATTGTTGCAGGGGCAGGAGGTGCCGCTCATTTGCCAGGAATGGTTGCCTCTTTAACCACACTTCCTGTTATTGGTGTTCCTGTAAAATCAAGTAACTCTATTGATGGATGGGATTCTATTTTATCTATTCTGCAAATGCCAGGTGGAATCCCTGTCGCTACAGTTGCATTAGATGGAGGAAAAAATGCAGGTATTTTAGCTGCTTCAATTGTTAGTACTTTCGATGATAAAGTAGCTCAATTTATGTTAGAATACAAAAAACAATTGACGAATAAAGTACTGAAATCTGTAGATGATGTTGCTGAAAATGGGTGGAAATAG
- a CDS encoding 5-(carboxyamino)imidazole ribonucleotide synthase: protein MLIRSAIDFNIEVAILDPNPEAPCKENAAEFEVGDLNDFDTVYNFGAKHDLITIEIEQVNTKALQKLSDEGKKVFPQPHIIEMIQDKRIQKQFYKDNGIPTAEFILTENLEEIEANADFLPAVNKIGKGGYDGRGVQVMRTKEDISKGFDAPGLLEKLIDFEKEISVIVARNEDGAIKAFPPVELVFHPEANLVEYLLAPAQIREDITDKAVEIATNLAKKLEIVGLLAVEMFVTKNGEVLVNEIAPRTHNSGHQSIESNMTSQFEQQLRAILNWPLGDTSLFISSAMINLLGEEGHTGVAVCKGFKEVLDIPGCHLHLYGKKMTRPFRKMGHVTVRDKDMEQLIKKIDFVKKTIKFVSDEQ, encoded by the coding sequence ATGCTTATTCGATCTGCCATTGATTTTAATATAGAAGTTGCAATATTGGATCCAAATCCAGAAGCTCCTTGCAAAGAAAATGCAGCGGAATTTGAAGTTGGCGACTTAAATGATTTTGACACAGTTTATAATTTTGGTGCCAAACATGATTTGATTACCATTGAGATTGAGCAGGTGAATACAAAAGCATTGCAAAAATTGAGTGATGAAGGCAAAAAAGTATTTCCTCAGCCTCATATCATTGAAATGATTCAAGACAAGCGCATTCAAAAGCAGTTTTACAAGGACAATGGTATTCCAACAGCAGAGTTCATTTTGACAGAAAACTTGGAAGAAATTGAGGCGAACGCAGATTTTTTGCCTGCGGTTAATAAAATAGGAAAAGGTGGTTACGATGGAAGAGGAGTGCAAGTAATGCGTACCAAAGAAGATATATCTAAAGGATTTGATGCGCCAGGATTATTAGAAAAGCTGATTGATTTTGAAAAAGAAATCTCGGTTATTGTTGCTAGAAATGAAGATGGTGCTATAAAAGCATTTCCGCCTGTAGAGTTGGTTTTTCATCCAGAAGCAAATTTGGTAGAGTATCTCTTGGCGCCAGCTCAAATCAGAGAAGATATAACTGATAAGGCTGTTGAAATTGCTACGAACTTAGCTAAAAAGTTGGAAATCGTAGGTTTGTTGGCTGTTGAAATGTTTGTGACTAAAAATGGAGAGGTTTTGGTTAATGAAATTGCACCAAGAACACATAACAGTGGGCATCAATCTATAGAAAGTAACATGACGTCTCAGTTTGAACAACAATTAAGAGCAATACTCAATTGGCCATTAGGTGATACTTCATTGTTTATATCATCTGCAATGATTAATCTACTAGGAGAGGAGGGACACACTGGAGTTGCTGTTTGTAAAGGTTTTAAAGAAGTCTTGGATATTCCTGGTTGTCACTTGCATTTATACGGAAAAAAAATGACGAGACCTTTCCGAAAAATGGGGCATGTCACGGTTAGAGATAAAGACATGGAACAATTAATTAAAAAAATTGATTTTGTCAAAAAAACTATAAAATTTGTATCCGATGAGCAATAA